From a single Prionailurus bengalensis isolate Pbe53 chromosome A1, Fcat_Pben_1.1_paternal_pri, whole genome shotgun sequence genomic region:
- the CYSLTR2 gene encoding cysteinyl leukotriene receptor 2 yields MEPDGTFSSNVSNTDCSIENFKRHFYPIVYLILFVWGTLGNGFSIYVFLQPYKKSTSVNVFMLNLAISDFLFTSTLPFRVDYYIRGSNWIFGDLSCRIMSYSMYVNMYSSIYFLTVLSIVRFLATVHPFRFLHVASIRSAWILCVVIWVLIMASSVVLLNNGSEQNGNITLCLELNMNKIVKLKTMNYIALVIGFMLPFCLLSICYLLIIRVLLKVKVPESGLRVSHKKALITIIIALIIFLLCFLPYHILRTLHLVMWKVDTCKNNIHKAVVITLTLAAANSCLNPLLYYFAGENFKDRLKSALRKDHPWKTKCSIPVCMWLKEETQV; encoded by the coding sequence ATGGAACCCGATGGCACCTTCAGCAGTAATGTCAGCAACACGGACTGTTCAATCGAAAACTTCAAAAGGCATTTTTACCCCATCGTGTACCTGATACTATTTGTCTGGGGAACCTTGGGAAATGGATTTTCCATATATGTTTTCCTGCAGCCTTATAAGAAGTCCACGTCTGTGAATGTTTTCATGCTAAACCTGGccatttcagattttttgttCACAAGTACTCTGCCCTTCAGAGTTGACTATTACATCAGAGGCTCCAATTGGATATTTGGGGACCTGAGCTGCAGGATTATGTCTTATTCTATGTATGTCAACATGTACAGCAGCATTTATTTCCTGACTGTGCTGAGCATTGTGCGTTTTCTGGCAACTGTTCATCCCTTCCGGTTCCTCCATGTGGCTAGTATCAGGAGtgcctggattctgtgtgtggTCATATGGGTCCTTATCATGGCTTCCTCAGTAGTGCTTCTGAACAATGGCTCTGAGCAGAATGGCAATATCACATTATGCTTAGAGTTGAATATGAATAAAATTGTTAAACTGAAGACGATGAACTACATTGCCTTGGTGATAGGCTTCATGCTACCATTCTGCTTGCTCAGCATCTGTTATCTGCTAATCATTCGAGTCCTGTTAAAGGTAAAGGTCCCAGAATCTGGGCTGCGGGTTTCTCACAAGAAAGCacttatcaccatcatcattgccTTGATCATCTTCCTTCTGTGTTTCCTGCCTTATCATATACTGAGAACCCTCCACCTGGTCATGTGGAAAGTGGATACATGTAAAAACAATATTCATAAAGCTGTGGTCATCACACTGACCTTGGCAGCAGCCAATAGCTGCCTCAATCCTTTGCTCTATTATTTTGCTGGGGAAAATTTTAAGGACAGACTAAAGTCTGCACTCAGAAAAGATCACCCATGGAAGACAAAGTGCAGCATTCCTGTCTGCATGTGGTTGAAAGAGGAAACACAAGTTTAA